The Novosphingobium aromaticivorans DSM 12444 genome segment CGCGCAAAGCGAGCCGGACAGTGCTGTCGCGGCCGAACTGAACCCCCTCGGCCATGGCGCCGCGGCCGAGACCCTTGGCGGTTTTGAGCTTCGAGTTGTTCGGAGTCTTCGAAACCATCAGGTCATCGTAGTCCCCAACCCGGAACGCCTTGGCGAAGTTCTGGAATTGGTCGAGCTTGGCCTCACCGGCCTCCTCGATGTCCATCATCTTAAGATAGAACCGCTCGGCTCCGTTCAGCTCGAGCCATAGCTCCCGTTCCAGCCCATCCGGGACCAGGAATTCGTTGGCAGTCTGGACCGCGAACTCAGTAAGCTCGTCGACCAGGGTCTTTTCTCCCCTCTTGCGTGGGCGGAGCGCTTCCTGCGTCATATCCTTGCCATCGATCTTCGTGTAAGCAGTCAAAACCCTGAGGGCGGCCGCGTAGCCGGCCATCTGAAGGTCGGCGTCGTTAAAGATATTCTCGCCGCGCGCCGCGTCCATCTGGTCGTTCAGCCCGATCATGTCTTTGATCTGGCGCTCCACCTCGTCCCGGATCTCGTGGACAATTTCATCTTGGTAGCCGGACTGCTCGCCCTGGCGTTTCCTTAGGACGATCATGTGGGTCCCTTGGACGTAGCCACCTTTCTTTAGCTCAGTCATATTTTCAGTCGACACGTACCAGTCCTGAACCACCTGAAGACCCGCGCCCCAGAAAATCTGAGCCATGTCGGACCAGGTCTTGGCATCCTGGTGCGTGAACTGCACGATCTGGATCCCATTGTCCGACATATGCTTGGTCATCGCGCCATAGGCGTCGATCATCGCTGTCTTGAAGGACTGCCCTTCGCCCTTGATGGCGAGGTTCCGGCGGGAATCCCAGATCCACTTATCGAACGGTGCAGGCGGATTCTTCCGCAGCCATGCGATGAAAAACTCGGTGATCTCGTCATATTGGACCGCGTCCGCATAGGGAGGATCTGTGAGATAGATGTCTACGTGCTCATCAGCCTCACTTGCACGACGACTGATCAGCCTACTCTGGCCAGATAGCGGGGAATTATTGGGCACGTCTTCTAGATACGAGCGGGCGAAACCGAATGACCTCACGCCGTAGTTTGGGAACGTGTTGAGGGCCTGATTATAGAAGGTTTGGGCCACAGACTCTCGCGCGGCGCCTGTCCCGTAGCGACAGAGCTTAGAGTTCCAATCAATGAATTTTGCTGCGAAGGCGCGGCCTTCTGGCGACATCTTTGCCTCAGACAGTATTAGAGCTGTGAAGAGAATTTGCCGTGGGCAGAACAGATGGTGCCAGTAGGTCCAGCCGCGTGTCCGGATCGGTTCATCTGTCTTGTTCCCAGGCTCAATTTGCATGTCAGAAACGAACCCATCCCGCTGCCATTCGGCCAGATGACGCTCAACATATTCGACGACCTCCTCCTCACGTGCGAGGTCTTCGGGCGTCACGGAAGCGAACCAGGTTCTAGGGTTAGCTTTCCCCTTCTTGATGTCCTGCCCGTCCATCCACTGGATCGCATAGAGGCGTTCCTGGAAGATGTCGTTCGGACGGGGCCGGACGTCATCCTTTTCCCACAGCCGGAGCCGGTTTCCGCTCGTGCCGTCGTCAACCCGGAAGTCCCCCCGGATCTCCTTCATGGAAATGCCTAGGTCATCCTTTAGCATCGGGTGATGGAGACGACCGCCCCGGAGCGTTCCGACCTCCGCCGCCTCGACTTCCTTATCCGTGACCCCGTTAAGTATCTCAATCTCATAGCGCTTGTTCGCGTGGTCGGGGATGAGCCGGGCGATGGTGTTCCGCTTCTTGGAGATCATCCAGGTGGGGGTAACAGGCACCATCCAGCCGGTCCGGGGGCACCGGACCTCAACGCAGTAAAGGTAGAGCTTCGCCCGGTTCCCGTCGGCGTCATGCTCGATCCCAATGTCCGTGATCGCCTTGTCCACGTTGTTTGCGATCTGACGCATCTCGCGCACGATCTCCGCATGCCGCTCAGGACTGGCACCCACTATGTTGAAGCTGGCCCAGCTCAGCATGCAGGCGATCGGGTTCAGGTCTGACGCGATGACGTCACAGCCGACCCGGGCCGCCTCAAAGGGAATCGATCCCGAACCGGAGAAGGTGTCGGCCAAAAGGGGGCGTCGCCCAAACCGCATGACCCCGAGCTGTTCAACCAGTTCGGCAATCGAACTGGCACGCGTACGCAGATGAGCGTTCACCTCGCCCCAGATCCCGTCTAGCAGCTCATGTTCCGCCAACTCCTCAGGACGTTTCACCTTCTCCAGGCGCTGTCCGTAAGGGATGTCGATAAAGGCTTGCGCGATCCGACGCTGACGTTCACGCGGGTCAAGATCATCGCGCCACACCCAGGAACGCCCTGTATCCTCGGCCACCTCAAGCGCGTGATCCGGGAACGTCTTCACGAAGGCAGTCGGCCCACCGTCATACCGACGACCGAACGTTTCGTCCGCCATCCCCATCAGTTTCTCGAAGATCTCGACGTCCCGTTCCAGATCATCGGTTGCCGGCATCAGTGCCGCGAGGACGCAGGCCCGGGTTAAAATCAGGGGCTTGCGTCCCTTCCAGTAGGAACCAAGCCCGGTCAATGTTTGCCCTTGAACCGCCTTCCGCTCCTTCTGGGTCTCCGCCGAGATCTTCGCCGTCGGCCAGGCCCGCTCGATCAGGGACGGAGCGTCCCGCAAGCTTAACGGCACAACGGCGGATTTCTCGGTGGCGGTCATCGTCATCATCAATCCTCAGAACTTGCTGAACAGGTCAGGTGTCTTCTCGGCCGGATCCACCGGACGCGGGCGACGGGGCGTCTTCGGCGCCTCCTCCCCGTCCCGAATCAGGGCGTGCCGGATCGCGACCCGCCACCCGGTCTTGGGGCTGTCCCACTCCCCCCCGTCCCGGTCGATTTGCTGGAAAAGCCACCAGAGCTCCTCCGGCCGGTGCGAAGACCAGCGGGTGAAGGCGATCGCCGCCTCGTCCGGGGTCGCGTCCTCGATCGCCCAGGCGAGTACACAGAGCTCGCGCCCGAGGATCCGCTCGACCCGGTTGTCCCCAGCATTGAAGCGAGATGCCTTCAGGTCCTTCTCTTTCAGGCGCCGGTTTAGGTGGGCCTTCACCCCCTCCGCCACTTGGCGCCACGTGTCGCGCTGCACCGTAGCCCGGCAGAGCCGCTGCGCGGCGGTCCCGACCCCGGCTGCGCCGAAGTCTTCCCAGACCTCGACAGTGTCCGTGCGGCCCGCTGGGATCCGGACCAAGAACTGGTGCGGCAGGGGGTCGTTCGGGACCCCAAACCCATGGGTGATCACCTTATCCGCCATCAGGCCTCCTGCTCCACGTCCTCAACCGGGATGTCGATCCCGACTTGGGTCGCGAAGTCCTTCAGGGCATACCCATCAGGGAAGTCCGCCTCCCGAAACCGGAGTTGCACCTCCGCGTCCGGCTGCCCGAGCGCACCGCGCAGCCCGTCGATCATCGTCTCGATGTCCGCACCCGACAGGGCAACGTCCCCGCCGCTGCGGACCCGGAGGCTCCGCTCCCCCTCACCAACAGTGACGCTGACCCCGTGGAACCGGACGCTCTCCTTCCCCTTCGCGGCCCGCACGACCCGGAGAACCTCCCCCTTGGAGGCGAACTGGAAGTCACGTTTCGCCTTGGCGGGGCGCTCGTTGTTGATGGTTCGCTGTGCGCCGACCGCGTCGAAGGCGAAGGTCCGCTGCGCGGACACGCCCCCCTTGACCGCGTAGACGTAGAGAGTGGTCTTTTGCCTCCCGTCGATCTCTATCGCTCCGCCATTATAGAGCGACCCGTCCTTCGGGTTGATCCCCAAGGTGTTCCAGCGCAGCTCCGCCTCGGGACGCGCTGCGAGGGTCACCTGCCACATGCCCGCGTTATCACGCCGCTCATGAGTGATCGTAATAGACCCGGCCCAGCGGTACGGCTCGCTCACCTCCCCTGTTTCCGGGTTACGGGCCTGGAACCAGAGTTCCACCTCCGTGGTCCGATAGGTTCGGTCCGTGATGATCTCACCGGCGTCCAGCCCCTCCCGGGTCGGTGCAACCAGCACTTCGGGTGCCCGCCCGGCGTTCGAGACGGCGAGCTCCAGTTCGCTCTCCCCGGTCGCCTCGTCCCCGCCGATCCGAGTGACCCTGATCAGTGGCTGTGGTGGGGGCGGGCTCTTGTCTACGTAGCCGTTCTCCTCGACCCAGCGGCCCTCCGCGAGGGCGGCTGCCTTGATCTCCTCCATTCCTTTCGGGGGGAGCCATATCCAGCGAGGGTTCGACGCGGCCCGCTCCAGCACGTCCGACCAGCGGGTGCGGGACTGGTTCTCCGGGAACAGCTGGTCTTCGCAGCGCTGGATCAGCCCGTCCGTTTTCTCCGGGTCCAGCTCGACGAGCTTCTTTGCCCCTCCTCCCGCGAGAGCCGCCTCAACCGCCTTCTCCCCTTGGATCACTCCCCGCTCCTGGAAGTGGCCGAGGTCGATCCGGGCGCTCTTCAGCTCCTTCGTCTGCGGGTACCAAACCGCGTTGAAGAGGCTCTTGACGGTGGAGTTGAACCCAATCTCGGTCGTTTCCTGCTCCGTCTCAATTTCCCGCTGGTGCCGGGGGGTGTCCGCCACGATCGTCTTCACGGCAGCGATCGCAAGGAGGCGACGGACGCTGTCCTCCGCGCTGGCCATCTTCGACCCGTCCCCGGCGACCACGCAGAACGCGTTCTTGTAAACCACGTCGTCGAAGAACCGCGCTGCCGCAGCGGGCGGGGACTTCGCGTCGGGGGAGAGGACCAGACAGGTCCGCTTAGACGGGGTCAGGTTCACTTCATCGACCCGCGGAAGGACCACCAGCTCAGAGTAGGCGAGCTTGTTGACGGGACGGAAGATGTCCGTGAGGCGGCGACGCATCTCCTCGTCGACCCGGTCCTGCGGAATCTTTCCGACCTTGTCCTCGATCTGCTTGCGGACGTTGGCGATGTCGGAGAAGTACCACCGATCCCCGTCCCGATTATGCAGGTACCAGCAACGGTCCCGAAGCTGGTCGAACGCCTCGATGAACCGCGTCGGCTCTTGGCCGGGGGAGACCAGGTACTCCACGACTGTGTCGCGGGGCAGGCCCCGGATCCCGTCTGTGTTGTCCGACAGCGACGAGATGAACAGGAGGGTGGCCACCTGCGACGCGGCGCGGTCGTTCCGGTCCCCGTCGATGCCCTGAGCGTGCGCGGATCCGTCCGTGTCATAAACATCGCTGGCTAGAGCGGACTCCAGCGACCGCTCGATCTCCTTTACCTGATCTCGGGTCTCCTGGTCGGAGAAGTCGAGGAACTGCGCCCCGATCAGGAACACTTCCTCTTGGTCCTTTCTCCCCCAGACCCCGCGCATCAGGTTCGCGGTGAACTGGATTAAGCCCCGGGTCTGACGGAACTTCTCGTTCTCCTTGAAAAGGGAGAGAATGTCCTTGTAGCTCGGGTGGAACGGGTAGGAGGCGACGATCTCGTCAGCCATCTGCTCGGCAGATTTCGCTAGCGCCCGGCCCCGAATCGCCTCCTGGTAGGCGGCAAGATAGGCCTGCGCCACTCTGTCCACCTCTGCCCCGTCCGGGTCCGGGAGTCGGGTGAAGAGGCGTTTGCGCAGGATGTCGTAGATCTCGCCCGTGTTCAGGTCGACCGGGGTGATCGACTTCGCGCCGCGGCTCGTCTCCTTCTGGAGGTCCGCGAGCTGCCCGCCTAAGATCCGGCGCGCCTCGTCATAGGCGGCGTCGAGGGAGGCGACCACGACCACGCAGCGTTTGAGCTTCATCGCGGCGGAGAAAAGGTTTGCGATTGAGTATTTTAGAAGGTCCAGCAGGGTCCCCTGACCGACCGTTTTTGTGTGCGCCATGGCGAGGTACGGGGGGAGCTCGTCGAGCATGATCAGGGTGGGCCGGTCCCCTATGAGCCGGATCCAATCCCCCTCGTTCATCTCCTTCGGCCCGTTGACCCAGTGGTCCCGGAACGCCTCCGCCCGACCAAGCTGCTCGGCGATGTCCCCCCAAATGAAGTTCTGAACGTCCCGCCCGTTGACGGTGGCGATTACAGCAGGCTCGTCACCCATCCCGGCCGTGATCGTGTCTGGAAGTTGATCCTTTAACTCCGGAAACCGAGCCAAGAGGCCGAGGGCGATCATGTTGTGGGTCTTACCGCCGCCCATCGCCTGACGAAGCTCGAAGACCGCCTGTTGGCTTTGACCGGACAGGCGTCGCATAGCGCCACGCAGGAACTCGGACATTCCGCTTGTAACGTGGTTGCGAGCGTAGAAGGCACGCGCAGTCGAAATATCAGCGTCGCCAATCGATGAGAGGTGCTCCACTTGCTCGGATCGGCTCATCGAGAACACGTCCGGGCTGATGTCGCAGAGAGAGGTGACCAAAGGAATATTGTAACCCATACTCATCTGCAGCTCTCCAAAGCCTAACTGTCCAACTTCAAACCGATGCGAGGCAGATTTACACAAACTCGAACCAGACACAGATTAGAATGGCGGAAACTTAATAGAAATCCGAAACAAAAATCCGATGTATAGCACTATTCGATGACACCCTTCGAACCGATGTCGATGTTGCGGCAGTTCAATAGAACAATCTGCTGGTCCTGGGGGCTACGTGCTGCCGGATCGGTATCCAATCCAAGGCGCTTCAATGCGTAGTAGAGGAGAGCCCGCCGCACCGGGATGGTCGTCACGCCCCTTTCCATTCCGTAATCGAGCTCGATCGCCTTGCGCTGACCAGCGCTCAGCGCGGGATGAGGCGCGATCTGCAGCTCAACATGCTCCTCCCATTCGCGATCGCCGGAAGGCCTAGCTTCTGCCGGCTTTGATGAACGCGTATCGGTGATGCGCGAGAGAACAAAATCCTTGAAGGCGCTACTGCGTGGGCAATGCGCCCGAGCATGCCATCTGAAGCCGTCAAACACCAAGGCATGAGGTTCGATCCACCGCCAAGCGGGCTCAGGGGATGACATCGATTGGTAGAAAACCTCGATCGCCTCGTGCCGCTTGATCGCCGTTACGATGGCCCTCAGAATTTTGGACGAGACACCGCGGGCGGGAGTCGGGACACAGGCGAAACTCGGCAAACCTCCGATCCAGCTGTCGTCGGCGGCAATGATCCCATCCGAGAGCGATCTGAGCTGGGAGAGATATTGGGATGCGTCGGGCTGGTGAAATACGGGCGTGAATGTCGAGCTACGAACATAAGTCCTGGCGCTCTTGTCGTAGACCATGTTGGCTTCAGCCAGGCCGAGATATCTGTTCAGATCCGTCGAAGCTTGGTTGATCGAAACGCCGAAAACTTCGATCAGGTCACTCCGGTTGACATGCCCTTCCCAGAAGAGCCTAAATTCGATGAATTCGAGGCGGCTCTCAACCCCGCGTCGCAATCCCGAATCGCTGTCCATCGCCAGATCCCCCAAGAAACTGGGCT includes the following:
- a CDS encoding anti-phage-associated DUF1156 domain-containing protein — encoded protein: MTMTATEKSAVVPLSLRDAPSLIERAWPTAKISAETQKERKAVQGQTLTGLGSYWKGRKPLILTRACVLAALMPATDDLERDVEIFEKLMGMADETFGRRYDGGPTAFVKTFPDHALEVAEDTGRSWVWRDDLDPRERQRRIAQAFIDIPYGQRLEKVKRPEELAEHELLDGIWGEVNAHLRTRASSIAELVEQLGVMRFGRRPLLADTFSGSGSIPFEAARVGCDVIASDLNPIACMLSWASFNIVGASPERHAEIVREMRQIANNVDKAITDIGIEHDADGNRAKLYLYCVEVRCPRTGWMVPVTPTWMISKKRNTIARLIPDHANKRYEIEILNGVTDKEVEAAEVGTLRGGRLHHPMLKDDLGISMKEIRGDFRVDDGTSGNRLRLWEKDDVRPRPNDIFQERLYAIQWMDGQDIKKGKANPRTWFASVTPEDLAREEEVVEYVERHLAEWQRDGFVSDMQIEPGNKTDEPIRTRGWTYWHHLFCPRQILFTALILSEAKMSPEGRAFAAKFIDWNSKLCRYGTGAARESVAQTFYNQALNTFPNYGVRSFGFARSYLEDVPNNSPLSGQSRLISRRASEADEHVDIYLTDPPYADAVQYDEITEFFIAWLRKNPPAPFDKWIWDSRRNLAIKGEGQSFKTAMIDAYGAMTKHMSDNGIQIVQFTHQDAKTWSDMAQIFWGAGLQVVQDWYVSTENMTELKKGGYVQGTHMIVLRKRQGEQSGYQDEIVHEIRDEVERQIKDMIGLNDQMDAARGENIFNDADLQMAGYAAALRVLTAYTKIDGKDMTQEALRPRKRGEKTLVDELTEFAVQTANEFLVPDGLERELWLELNGAERFYLKMMDIEEAGEAKLDQFQNFAKAFRVGDYDDLMVSKTPNNSKLKTAKGLGRGAMAEGVQFGRDSTVRLALRAIWRVGKEDEVEDVLDELRDLIPDYLRKRDVLRQIVAYVATKRERNDPAEASAARILGTAIQTERI
- a CDS encoding anti-phage-associated DUF3780 domain-containing protein gives rise to the protein MADKVITHGFGVPNDPLPHQFLVRIPAGRTDTVEVWEDFGAAGVGTAAQRLCRATVQRDTWRQVAEGVKAHLNRRLKEKDLKASRFNAGDNRVERILGRELCVLAWAIEDATPDEAAIAFTRWSSHRPEELWWLFQQIDRDGGEWDSPKTGWRVAIRHALIRDGEEAPKTPRRPRPVDPAEKTPDLFSKF
- a CDS encoding anti-phage-associated DUF499 domain-containing protein, which produces MSMGYNIPLVTSLCDISPDVFSMSRSEQVEHLSSIGDADISTARAFYARNHVTSGMSEFLRGAMRRLSGQSQQAVFELRQAMGGGKTHNMIALGLLARFPELKDQLPDTITAGMGDEPAVIATVNGRDVQNFIWGDIAEQLGRAEAFRDHWVNGPKEMNEGDWIRLIGDRPTLIMLDELPPYLAMAHTKTVGQGTLLDLLKYSIANLFSAAMKLKRCVVVVASLDAAYDEARRILGGQLADLQKETSRGAKSITPVDLNTGEIYDILRKRLFTRLPDPDGAEVDRVAQAYLAAYQEAIRGRALAKSAEQMADEIVASYPFHPSYKDILSLFKENEKFRQTRGLIQFTANLMRGVWGRKDQEEVFLIGAQFLDFSDQETRDQVKEIERSLESALASDVYDTDGSAHAQGIDGDRNDRAASQVATLLFISSLSDNTDGIRGLPRDTVVEYLVSPGQEPTRFIEAFDQLRDRCWYLHNRDGDRWYFSDIANVRKQIEDKVGKIPQDRVDEEMRRRLTDIFRPVNKLAYSELVVLPRVDEVNLTPSKRTCLVLSPDAKSPPAAAARFFDDVVYKNAFCVVAGDGSKMASAEDSVRRLLAIAAVKTIVADTPRHQREIETEQETTEIGFNSTVKSLFNAVWYPQTKELKSARIDLGHFQERGVIQGEKAVEAALAGGGAKKLVELDPEKTDGLIQRCEDQLFPENQSRTRWSDVLERAASNPRWIWLPPKGMEEIKAAALAEGRWVEENGYVDKSPPPPQPLIRVTRIGGDEATGESELELAVSNAGRAPEVLVAPTREGLDAGEIITDRTYRTTEVELWFQARNPETGEVSEPYRWAGSITITHERRDNAGMWQVTLAARPEAELRWNTLGINPKDGSLYNGGAIEIDGRQKTTLYVYAVKGGVSAQRTFAFDAVGAQRTINNERPAKAKRDFQFASKGEVLRVVRAAKGKESVRFHGVSVTVGEGERSLRVRSGGDVALSGADIETMIDGLRGALGQPDAEVQLRFREADFPDGYALKDFATQVGIDIPVEDVEQEA
- a CDS encoding WYL domain-containing protein, whose translation is MDSDSGLRRGVESRLEFIEFRLFWEGHVNRSDLIEVFGVSINQASTDLNRYLGLAEANMVYDKSARTYVRSSTFTPVFHQPDASQYLSQLRSLSDGIIAADDSWIGGLPSFACVPTPARGVSSKILRAIVTAIKRHEAIEVFYQSMSSPEPAWRWIEPHALVFDGFRWHARAHCPRSSAFKDFVLSRITDTRSSKPAEARPSGDREWEEHVELQIAPHPALSAGQRKAIELDYGMERGVTTIPVRRALLYYALKRLGLDTDPAARSPQDQQIVLLNCRNIDIGSKGVIE